Proteins encoded within one genomic window of Cellulomonas flavigena DSM 20109:
- a CDS encoding TIGR01777 family oxidoreductase, whose product MRVLVAGASGLIGTALVQHLRESGHDVVRLVRRAPRSAGEVEWDPVAGRLDTRAVAASDAVVDLAGVPVATRPLTAARKREVLVSRVQTAGLLSRTLADLAPRDDAPRVLLQASGIGAYGDRGDTLLDEHEPLGDTFFAGVVHRWEAATAPAEDAGVRVVHLRTGIVLSAHGGAAAPLLLPLRLGVAPRLGSGRQYWSWISLLDEVRAITHLLTADVHGPANLVARADRHGELVQALRTAWHAPLTVPAPAPLLRVALRDFASEVLGSVNADPAALRASGFVPRHATVTDVAQWLRATRRPAP is encoded by the coding sequence ATGCGCGTGCTCGTCGCCGGTGCGTCCGGCCTGATCGGGACGGCGCTCGTGCAGCACCTGCGCGAGTCCGGCCACGACGTCGTGCGGCTCGTGCGCCGCGCGCCTCGCTCAGCCGGCGAGGTCGAGTGGGACCCCGTGGCGGGCCGTCTCGACACCCGGGCGGTCGCGGCGAGCGACGCGGTCGTCGACCTCGCCGGGGTCCCCGTCGCGACACGACCGCTCACCGCGGCGCGCAAGCGCGAGGTCCTGGTCTCGCGCGTGCAGACGGCCGGTCTGCTCTCGCGGACGCTCGCGGACCTCGCCCCGCGCGACGACGCCCCGCGCGTGCTGCTCCAGGCGTCCGGCATCGGGGCGTACGGCGACCGCGGCGACACGCTGCTCGACGAGCACGAGCCGCTCGGGGACACGTTCTTCGCGGGCGTGGTCCATCGCTGGGAGGCCGCGACCGCGCCCGCCGAGGACGCAGGCGTGCGCGTCGTGCACCTGCGTACCGGCATCGTGCTCAGCGCGCACGGCGGGGCCGCCGCACCGCTGCTGCTGCCGCTGCGGCTCGGCGTGGCACCGCGGCTCGGGTCGGGCCGTCAGTACTGGAGCTGGATCAGCCTGCTCGACGAGGTCCGGGCGATCACGCACCTGCTGACGGCCGACGTGCACGGTCCCGCCAACCTCGTGGCACGTGCCGACCGGCACGGTGAGCTCGTGCAGGCGCTGCGCACGGCATGGCACGCCCCCCTGACGGTCCCGGCGCCCGCACCGCTGCTGCGTGTGGCCCTGCGCGACTTCGCCTCCGAGGTGCTGGGCTCGGTCAACGCCGACCCGGCGGCGCTGCGCGCGTCGGGCTTCGTGCCGCGGCACGCCACGGTCACGGACGTGGCGCAGTGGCTGCGGGCGACGCGACGTCCGGCTCCCTGA